From the genome of candidate division TA06 bacterium:
ACATCCCGAGTGCAGTCCGAAAGTGGTCGAACTGGCCGACGAAGCGGCCTCCACTTCGGGAATGGTCAAAGCAGTCGGGGAGCAAGCCGGAGTTAACGAGTGGATAATAGGGACCGAGATGGGCCTGGTGGACCAGCTAAGCCAAAGCCATCCCGATAAAGGGATATATCCGCTGGCCCGGCATGCGGTATGCCGGAACATGAAAATGACCACACTGGCCAAGATAGCCTGGGTATTGGAGCACGAAGAAAACGAGATCCGCCTGTCGGAGGAAATGGCCGAAAAAGCCAGGGAGTCTTTGGAAAGGATGCTGGCGGTTTAAAGTCAAGCAAATCCCATACCTCCTGCATTTACATCTTGACTTAAGCCCCGTTTTTTGATAAACTTATAATCTGTTTGATTTTATCCGGGCCTGTAGCGCAGTTTTGGTAGCGCGCCTGACTGGCAGTCAGGAGGTCAGGGGTTCGATTCCCCTCAGGTCCACCAGACTTCGTCCGCATATGCGGATAAAGTCTGGCACGCCAGATTTAACGGGCCATAACCATGCTTGTCGGTTTTACAAAAACCGGTCAACAATTCAATTCAACAAGCGTAAGATATTTAGACATCCAGGGCACAAATATCAACGCTTGTACTCATATTTTTATCCGGAGGATAGTATGCCCAGAATAATCAAATGGCTGCTTTGGGCCCTGGTCGTAGTGGCGCTGTATGCTTCCCTGAAAATAGTCCTGCCCTACATTCGTTTTGCCGACATCAAGGGCAAGATGCGGGAAGCGGTGCTGGCGGCGGCCATGGAAACCGACGAAAGCATTGCCCGCAAGCTGGCCGAGAATGCCTTGGACGACAACCTCCCATTGGCCGGAGACTATTTTTACCAGGTAACGGGAGAAGACGGGAAGAAGTTTGTCTATCAGCCCGAGACCGAGGAACAAAAAAATGAATATCAGACTCTGGCCCGGCAGTATTTTCTGGAACACATGACCCGCAGTCCCCAGGGGCTGGAGATAGCCATCAGCTATCAGCAGGAGATATATTTCCCCTTCAATCTTTATACCCATAAGATCTCTTTTGAACATAAAGAGGGCGGAACTCAGCTACGGTAGCCTTACATAACGGCCTTAACCGGCAGGTGCTGGTGCTTAACCAGAACTATGAACCGCTCTCGGTCTGCAACGCCCGCCGGGCCCTACTGATGCTTTACCGCCAGAAGGCCGGGGTGGTGGAACAGAGCGAGCATCTGGTGCGGAGCCTGCGCCTAAAATTTATTGTGCCCAGCGTGGTGCGGCTCAATAGCTACATCAAACGGCCCCGACAAAACGTGAGGTTAAGCAAACAAAACATCATTCGCCGGGACAACCGGACCTGTCAGTATTGCGGCGCCACCCAGGGCTCCATGACCGCCGATCATGTCATTCCCAAAAGCCAGGGCGGGGAGGACAGCTGGGAAAACCTGGTCTGCGCCTGCCTGGCTTGCAATAACAAAAAAGGAGACCGCAGTTTAAACCAGGTAAAGATGAGCCTGCTGCGCCGGCCTAAAAATCCCCATTATATCACTTTCATCCAATATCATCTGGGGCTGCCGGATCAGCGGTGGCGGCCCTACCTGTTTTTGGGCAACAACCGGTAAATAGAGATTTAAAACATTGGCGCTTTGCCGGAATAAAATAATACTGTCGACCTTGGCCATTATTTTGGGCGGGGCGTTGTTTTTTCCCTCCGGGGAGGCGGCCAAAGCTCAAAACGCCAAGGCTTCCAAAACCTCTAAAGGGCGGCATTCGGTGGTTTATATGCCCAAGCCCACCGGAGACATCCAGGACGATCTGGATAAGTTGTTCGATCAGAAGCTTCCCCGGCTGGGCCGGTGGGGCATAGCGGTGATGGACCTGGAAAGCGGGGACATCATCTACCAGCATAATTCGCAAAGCAAGTTCATCCCGGCCTCCAACGCCAAATTATTCACCACTGCGGCGGCTTTGGAACAGCTGGGCCCGAACTATTCCTACCAGACCGAGATCTTTGCTTTGGGCGAGATAGATTCCTCCGGGGTGCTGCACGGGGACTTGATCGTCAAGGGTTCGGGAGATCCCACCATCAGCGAGCTGGCTTTGCTGGAAGAATGGGCCGACAGCCTGAAGTCTCAGGGGATCACGGCGGTGGAGGGAGACATAATCGGGGACGAGGGGAATTTTGTGCCCCAGAAGATAGTTTCCATGGTGCCCCGGGCCACCAACAAGCTGGTCAAATCTAAAAAACGGATGGCCTGGCAAATCTCCGGGCTTTCCTACCGCGATAACCTGGTGGCGGTCACCATTTCCGGGGGACAGCTGGGCAAACCCTTAAGGGTTTCCACCGATCCCCCCATGACCGTCAAGATAAAAAACCTCAGCCGCACCGTCAAGGGCAGCAGCAGCACCGTCACCCGCCGGGTCAAGGACAAGAGCGGCAAGATGGTCGCCAAGACGCGCAAGGTTTACAATGTCGGCAAGGCCTACGCCAGTTTTGACGGCGAAGCTCTGAAAATCACCGGGAAGCTAGCCCAGGGCTCCAGCAAAAGGTTTTTATTCGTGGCCAAGGATCCTCAGGGCCACTTTGCCCGGGTGTTCGCCGCGGTGCTGAAGAACAAGGGGATCGAAGTTTCGGGCCAGGGCCTGGCCCTGACCGACAAGCCATTAGCCCTGAAACAGCAGGCCGAGTTGATCTACGCCAATTATTCGCCTCCACTTTCCGAGATCATCAAGATCATCAACAAAAATAGCCACAACCTGTATGCCGAGGCCCTGCTTAACACCATCGGCTCCGAGATGGGCGGCGAAGGCAGCCACCAGCAAGGCTCGCTGTCCGAACGGACGATCACCGAGCAGATGGGCCTGGGAACCATTGATCTTTACGACGGCTCCGGCCTCTCCCGGTTGAACACGGTTTCCCCCCAGCAGGTGGTCAACCTGCTTAAATTCATGTCCAATCAGCCTTACTGGGAGGCGTTTTATAATTCTTTGGCCATAGGGGGAATTGACGGAACCCTGACCAGACGGCTTTCCGGTCCCAAGGTCTCGGGCCGGGTCTACGCCAAAACCGGCTCCATCGGCGGGGTTTCGGCCCTGTCCGGCTACCTGACCGCCAAAAACGGAAAGATGTTTGCCTTCTCTATCATGGTCAACAATATCTACCGGGCTAAGCTGGCCCGCCGGATCGAGGATTACATCTGCCAGATGCTGGTGGAATACCTGGGATAAAATTACCACGGCGGTATCATAATAAATCAACTAAACAGGAGGAATAATGCCCATGCTTAAAATGTATTTTAATTTTAAGGACGTGTTCCGGGCGGCCCGGCTGGGTTTTTCGCCCAAAAAGATCTGGGCTTTCTTCTGCGGCCTGCTGTTGGGCCTGGCCATTTACAATCTGTTCAGCTATACGGCCCATGCCGCAGCCGGCCGTTCTCTGGCCGACGCCTGGGCCATGTTCGGTCTGCTGCCCCTGCCCGGGCCGGATTTTTGCTGGGCCGCCTGGATCCTCTGGTTTTTGGGCGCGGCCGGACTGGGGATAACCTACCTGCTGACCTCGGCCGTGGTGACCAGGATCACCGCTGAACAGCTCTCGGGCAACGAATTTTATGAGATCAAGGAAGCGGTCGGTTTTGTAAAGCAGAGCTGGAAAGCTGTGCTGGGCGCGCCGCTGGTGATAGTCTCTTTTATCTCCTTCCTGGTTTTGGGCGGGCTGGGGCTGGGGCTGTGGGGACGGATCCCCTATTTGGGCGAGCTGACGGTCTCGGCCCTGGCCATCCCAATTTATCTGGTCTGCCTGTTTATGGTCTTTTTGCTGGTGGCCCTGCTGGTGGCCCTGTGGTATTCCCCGATAGTGGCCGGAGCCGCCAAGAGCGACGCCTTTGACAATCTTTTTGAAATATTCTCCGCCATGACTTCTCAGCCCTGGAGGTTATTGGTCTATAGCGGACTGCTTAAAATGGTATGTTTTGCCGGATTCGTCACGTTTGGGCTGTTTACTATTGGTGCAATGATGATCGCGTTCCGTACTCTGGGATTCGCAATGGGGGAGAAGTTCGTTAATATTGCGATTGCTGGTTTTAACTCATATACACCGGGGTGGGTAGTGAACATCTTGATAAAACTTAGCGGAGGATGCGGCCCCTGCCAATTCCTGCTCATGGTTCCCGACCTTGACCGGGCCGGGCAGGTTTCGGCCTTTTTCATCGGCATGTCCATCAATGCCGTTCGTCTGCTGCTGCTGTCGTATCTGATGTCCTCCTGGGTGGTTGGCCAGACCATCATCTACGGGATAATCGTGATGAAGCGCGATGATAGGAACATATTCGAACGCCAGGAGGAAAAGGAAGCCGAAGCATGTCCGCCGGTGGAAGAAGAAAAAAAACATAAGATCGTGAAGATAGTTAAAAAAGCCGGGGCCGGTAAAAAACTGGCCAAGGCCAGGAAGTAAATTTACGGCCAGAAAAGACAATCAAAAGCCCCGCATTCTGCGGGGCTTTTGCTGTTACGAGAAAATATTTTAAGAATCCGATTAACAAACCTGTTCAGGAACATTTTTGGACAAGGCTGAAATATAGTTTGCAAGCATTATTCCAGATCAAATGTTACGGCATGGTGGTGTCGCCGACAGCTTTGACGATATATGGAACGGTCCACATCCGGGCCGAGTACTCGGCGGTACTGTCGCCGAACAGGGTCGATCCCAGGATCACGTCCAAGCAGGCGTGGCGCAACGCCGGGAAGGCCAGGATGCTGTCCGAGTATAGGGTCCAGGTTTTGGTGAAGACGAACTTCTCGCCTGTGACGCGCTCCAACGGCTCGCGAATGTGATTGGACCAACCGGCCGAATGCCAGATCCGGCGATGAAGGAAGGCCCAGGTCGAGTCCGCGCCCGACGAGATCCTGGTGTAGACCGTGGCCGTTACCGTGGCGCCGGGTTCGAAGATGGGCATCTGGTCGCGGCGCAGGGTCTGGCCGTAGAGGCTGCCGATGAAAGTAACGTTGGGCCGCTCGCCGCCCGTGCCCGTTATTTTGACACTGTCAATGTAGACGATGATCTGAGGATTGACAGTTGCAATTTCCAGCGGGGAGGCGCCCCAGAAATACCAGTGGTCGTTCCACTTCTTCAGCCAGACGTAGCGCACGCCGTGGTCGTTGATGGCCCGGCTGAAGGTGTCGAGCAGGAGGTTAGGCGTGTTGTCAACCACGAACCGGCCGGTGTAGTCGGAGGAAATGGTGACCGTGGCGAAGGTGTTGTTCGAGTCGTAGGCAATGGAAATCGTGCGCTCGACAGGAGTATTAATCCGCCGACGCCAGCGGACATAGTACGGGAAGGTGTCGGATTTGGCGTCGCTTTTGGCGAACCCGGCCGTGCCGTCATCGCCGTAATTGTCAGACGTGGCGTACCCGTTGGTGTTCAACACGGTCGTGATGGCCGCGTCGTCGTCAACGGCCGTTTCCTCGGACGTGGTGGGATTCTTGCTGCAACCGAAGAATGCCAGCCCCAATCCCACAGCCAGCAGGATGGCGAGGGTAAATAGTTTTTTCAAGGTTTTTCTCCTAAAAATGTTGATAGGTTGTGGTTTGTTGTTATACATTATTAGAGTCTTGGCAGAGCAGTATGGTTCCCGAAAAAACAGAAAAAGCCCCGTCTTTTTCGCCATGAAAAACGCTCCCCGATAAAAGCGTTTTTGTTTCCACGAGCCTATTCTACCAGCTGACATACACCTTGATGCCGTCGCCGCCGATCACCTGGCCGTTCAGCAAGGCTTTGACATATATTAGTCCCTCGACCTGCGCCGTCAGCGGCCAGCCGGCCGTGAATAAGCCCGTGGACTGATCAATGTTTCCGAAATTGGGCGAGAGCGACGCTCGAGACCACAATAATGTAATTCCCGGCGGCTCGTTGCCGCCGTTGTCTCGTACTATTGCTTTGAAGGGATATTTCTCGCCGCTGGACAGATACAAGGGGCGCTGGACGGCATCAATGTGGACATAATAACGTGAGACCGAGATGCCGGCAATCCCCTTGCCGCCACCTTGGTCCGGGGACACGAGGGCGATTACCGCTCCTAACTGAGGAGTAGTGCCGGCGGTGAACAGGCCATTCGGCGTGATGGTCCCGACCCCGGGAGGGTATACTTTCCAAGCGATCCGGACATCGGCGCGCGGCGCTCCGTCAGGACCGGTCACTGTAGCCGTGAACTGCTGGGTCGCGCCCGGCAGCAGCCGGGCGGCCGGAGGATCAATTTTGACCCGCAGCGGCTGGCCGGGCTTG
Proteins encoded in this window:
- the dacB gene encoding D-alanyl-D-alanine carboxypeptidase/D-alanyl-D-alanine-endopeptidase, producing the protein MALCRNKIILSTLAIILGGALFFPSGEAAKAQNAKASKTSKGRHSVVYMPKPTGDIQDDLDKLFDQKLPRLGRWGIAVMDLESGDIIYQHNSQSKFIPASNAKLFTTAAALEQLGPNYSYQTEIFALGEIDSSGVLHGDLIVKGSGDPTISELALLEEWADSLKSQGITAVEGDIIGDEGNFVPQKIVSMVPRATNKLVKSKKRMAWQISGLSYRDNLVAVTISGGQLGKPLRVSTDPPMTVKIKNLSRTVKGSSSTVTRRVKDKSGKMVAKTRKVYNVGKAYASFDGEALKITGKLAQGSSKRFLFVAKDPQGHFARVFAAVLKNKGIEVSGQGLALTDKPLALKQQAELIYANYSPPLSEIIKIINKNSHNLYAEALLNTIGSEMGGEGSHQQGSLSERTITEQMGLGTIDLYDGSGLSRLNTVSPQQVVNLLKFMSNQPYWEAFYNSLAIGGIDGTLTRRLSGPKVSGRVYAKTGSIGGVSALSGYLTAKNGKMFAFSIMVNNIYRAKLARRIEDYICQMLVEYLG
- a CDS encoding HNH endonuclease, with amino-acid sequence MLYRQKAGVVEQSEHLVRSLRLKFIVPSVVRLNSYIKRPRQNVRLSKQNIIRRDNRTCQYCGATQGSMTADHVIPKSQGGEDSWENLVCACLACNNKKGDRSLNQVKMSLLRRPKNPHYITFIQYHLGLPDQRWRPYLFLGNNR